The genomic interval TTGCTCCAACACCAAAAGTGTTACACTTATGCAATGGCATAGTATGATAGAGTAGtactatgtacttaataatGTGAATAGATGTATTCACTCAATGTGTAGGCTGATCAACAAACTTTCGAGCAAGTCAAATTGCTTTATAGGTGCTAAAAATATGGGAAATGTAATCAACCTCTGTACTTACACTTGAAAGAGAACAGCACCAGCAACTCCTTTCAGGATTAAGGAATCTCCATCAACATGCAAAATGCACCCCTCTTTCAACCCAAGCACTGGGTTTGCATGAGGCATTTCCATATACTCTTCTATTCTTTGGTCTCTTGTCTCACCTTTGTGAGTGTCTGTTTCAACTTTGTCAATATAATGAGGGTTTATATTAAATGGCACGATGCTAATTGCATCAAAGGATGGGGGATATATTATAGGCATGTCATTTGTGGTATGAATACTTTTAGTTGCAACATTTGTTCCAGCGCTGCTACCGATATAAACCAAGTTACCAGTATGAACTCTTTCCCTTATCAAATTAACTAGCTCATTATCATACAAAGTTTTTAGTAACAAGAAAGTATTTCCTCCACCGACGAATATAGCTTTTGCAGAGTTTATAGCATCGGCTGGATCTGGGTATGTATGGAGGCCTACCACTGAAAATCCCCAGGGAGTgatgacatttttaattttctttgtgtAATCATCGTAGTTCTTTTGAGCGTATGGTACGAACACTAGTTCGGTGACATTGTTCCTGAAAAATATTACTTGTTTTGGTCACCTTGTACAACTAGTTGCTTTGCCAAGCAATAAAATGAACATATAGACAAACTTACTTTCCTAAAAAGGAGCAGATTTCTTGTTTCGCGAACTCCAATAATGAATAACCATGGCAATTAGACGATGATAGGAGCAAAGCTTGAGGGTGCGATTTCATTATGCTGTAGTATTTATAAACAGTAATGTGGAAGTTGTTGAGAGAACTGGGCAATGTGCAACGTAAATGAAAGCGAAGATAAACGTATCGGAGTGAACACCACATTAAACTCACGATAATTTTCTGATAAGTTCCTAATACTCGTACTATTTATATGTTACCTATTTAAACTGTAGCTAGTCAGTagtctgaatatttttttattgctgtCCCATAATCtcttttatcattattatcttatcaATATTAAGTATCTAAGATTTTTGGCAACTTAGATGAGAATAACGTATGAGTATTGAGTTATGACATCAAATCCAGCGGCTCGATTACCCGATTACCTATAAACGGGTTACATTTTgtgtgataattaataattattataggtacagtGCGAAACATAGACCAGTGACCACGAATCGTGCGAAAACATGGACCTATTATTCTATAGCTTTATGTgcgaaaagtttttttttggcaCTAGTtaaatgacattgacaggggggCGTAGCTACAACCACAGAGTACATTGGTATCATAAAGCTATTGGTATACTTGTGGGTATACTACAACCACAGAGTACATTACTACATTGGTATTCTACAACTACGCCCCCATAGAGATAGTATTACGCCCCCCTGTAACCCATCTGTAACCTGTTAATGTCATTTGACAACAATTTGTTCtaggctgccagcaaataaaatctcctCAATGTTAATGTTGAAAAccgagtaagttttatctaattttactGAATGAGAAATTAAGAAAGCCGTCCCTGTTTCCACAGCgagaaagaataataaaatcCTCAGAACGTAGatcataaatattttcttcGATGCAGAGGCGCACCGCGCACGGGCCACGGGGCGCACAGGCCACAGATCCACACACCGTAGGTAGGCCGTAAGTGCAAAAAAGAACActaatttttatggcggccattttgtaatttttattatttgttgttataatcgGCTATAgaaatactatacctacctatctagattctaggtacctacttgcatattctgtgaaaatttcaactctaactcatattacggttcacgagatgcagGCCGCTGACAGCtagacggacggaaggacggacagtagaagcttagtaatagggtcccgttggcacttttcgggtacggaaccctaatattaAAGTTAACTATCTAGGCTTACTTATTACtatcagtacctacctaggtactgaTAGTAATAAGTAAGCCTGGGTGTAGGGAGTATCTACCTCATGTGGTACCGACTATGAATAACTTACAATGATTCGATTCTGAAAACTCTTTGACTGATGATTCTTTTGCCTGCAGGATTATCCACAAGAGCTAGGTTCTTATATCTACCGAGACtagaacaataattattatgtacttttataggattttaagaaaaaatatttttcgtcaAACTCATTAAAATACAACAAATAGGTTTAATCTATATTCGTAGGCTTTACAAAGTTCATgtcttcttaaaatatttaaatttttcttaaactaggtagttaggtacctactagctaatctatgtaaagccagacgagaagaaaaaaaaaaaaaggtacctactatatctATCATATCTATTCACTCACAttcgattttcaaataatatttccAGTTTTTtacatgtaggtttttttatcTATGACTTATGAGACAAAAATAACGATAAGCCAACTCATAAATAGACAGCTAAAATATACACCAAAATAGCGACTAGCATTGACTTTCGTGTAGGTAGATAGTTACCTATTTGATATTTAAGTGcattaaatctttttttttttctgtataacTATAGAAGTCTATATCTAAGCATACCATAAAGCTATGGTAACGGGGcgcaattttttaaagtaatctATAACTTATATCTAATCAATACCTTAATTTATACTATATAGACAAAAATAATGATACCTAACAAGTACTTACACTTTATACAGCCAAAAAGGAGATCTTTTTGGCTGTAGGTATAAAGTGTTAGCAACTGCCTTTCACTTTACTTAGTTTAAATGTAAAAATCTGTCTGTAGTGTCAAGGATGAAGAACCTCTCTTCATGAGGCTTGTCACAGCCAGGTCCAAGATACTGCCGCCTGAGTTCAAGGTCAGGGGGCGCAGATAGGTCGCCCTGGAGAATGTTATAGGCTTGTTCTATAGTATTCTCAATTTCTGACTTCAGTTCCTGAAATTTTTGTAATACATTTAATATTACTCATACGTTCAACAACTGGACACGTGCGAGTTACAACACACACGTACGTACACATTACGTACGAGTACGGTTCACAAACACAACAACACGCATATTATCTTGTATAGattatagaagcaggtgttattttgcggaagtccaagatatacaaggaaccaaaagcttaatttgctataatctataggtacttctacttctatactaatattataaagaagaaacctttgtatttttgtatgtttgtattgaataggctcaaaaactactggaccgatttcaaaatttcttttaccattacttagagggattcttccgaatccgtataggctatattttatcccggaaaatagataggatttttcgtggtagtgtccacccgtgcgaagccggggcgggtcgctagtactaTATAATttgctatacttacctacctatagcaaattaagcttttggttccttgtataacgTTCATATTATGGTTCCGTAGTCATGATTATAAAGAGTTTTACTGTAAACaaataagataattattttaatttctttgttttACTATAGAACCCTAAAACCCCTCTTAGAATCGTCAATCGGTAATTCTGATTTGCTAGCGCTGAACGCAGCGTGATATGCAGGTGGTACAGGAGTGGGCCTCGCACATAATTGGAGCTATTGGACACGTTGTGAAGCGGCGTTATGAGTTATGAAGTATGTGTATGTGGTACTCGCCTCATACAGGTCTGGGCAGCGGCGTGCGCGTTCTGCCAGCGCGGCGTGCAGGTGATACAGCAGCAGGCCGCGCAGGTGCGCGTCGCCCGCGCCCAGCGCCGCCACCGTGCGCAGCGTGCCGCGGCACAGCCTCTCTTTCAGCTCCAGGCGACTCTCCGACAGCTCTGAAATCCGAAATATATAGCTCACATCTTGCTTAGAGCTATTACACACGAGTagatcacacttaatattataaaggcgaa from Maniola jurtina chromosome 1, ilManJurt1.1, whole genome shotgun sequence carries:
- the LOC123864118 gene encoding probable alpha-aspartyl dipeptidase: MWCSLRYVYLRFHLRCTLPSSLNNFHITVYKYYSIMKSHPQALLLSSSNCHGYSLLEFAKQEICSFLGKNNVTELVFVPYAQKNYDDYTKKIKNVITPWGFSVVGLHTYPDPADAINSAKAIFVGGGNTFLLLKTLYDNELVNLIRERVHTGNLVYIGSSAGTNVATKSIHTTNDMPIIYPPSFDAISIVPFNINPHYIDKVETDTHKGETRDQRIEEYMEMPHANPVLGLKEGCILHVDGDSLILKGVAGAVLFQVGDKKVEYPVGADVSFLLDCTKEAN